ATTGGAGCAAAACGCAATTATGCCTGCAAAAAGGCACAAGGTGAGATTATTGTGCATTGGGATGATGATGATTGGTATGCTTACGACTGGATTACTCAGCAGGTGAATTTCCTGCTGACTTCGGGAGCCGATATCTGCGGAATCAAGCATATCCATCATTATTCGGCTATCATGCAAGCATTTTGGCAGGGTGATGCTGAAAACAGGAATAACCCAAATTCAAAACCATTTCTTGCGGGAGCGACCATGGTGTACCGAAAGTCTTTTTGGCAGCAGCATCCTTTTAAGGATCTGCAAAAAGGTGAAGATGAAGGTTTTGTACAGACTCCTGGAGCCAAAATATTTGCACATGACTATATTGATGGTTTTATTGCTATGCTGCATCCTGATAACACAACGATTAAATCATTCGAAAATCGTAATCACAAAAAGAACCGTTAATCAGTTCTGATCATAGTTATATATTCAGGATATTTGCGGATAACTACCTCCTTATGAAAACATATATATTCTTATTCCTTGCTATCATTTCAGAGATTATAGCGACTACGGCATTAAAGGCTTCAGAAGAGTTTACCAGGTTGTGGCCTTCTGTTATTGTGATCTTCGGATATGCTATCGCTTTTTATTTCCTTAGCCTGACTTTAAGAAAAATGGATCTAGGCATTGCTTATGCGATCTGGTCGGGCGTGGGCATAGTTTTAGTTACAACACTAGGAGCTGTTTTTTATAAGCAAAAACCTGATATGCCTGCTGTTATAGGCATTGTGCTGATTATAATTGGCGTAGTTGTAATTAATTTATTCTCAAAAAATTCCGGACACTAGTCCGGAATTATACACAGGTCCAGCCTGCCATCTTTCTGTGGTTCCACTTTTTCTCCAGGTAAAAGAATTCACTGGCGGCAATAGCTGCTGCTTCTGCCTGCTGGTCTAGCGTACAGCTATCTAAATGATCTACTACTGACGAAGAAACCAGTGCATGCCTGATTTTCAATGCGGCCAATGTATTGGCATAATCATTATCAGCACACCAAAATTGATAGTTTTCGTCCAGTTTCCCAGTAAGCCTGAAAACATCACGCTTCAAAAACAGGCACCATCCTGCAACTTCATACCTGCTTCGGTACCCCGGATAAAGCCCATTATCCTGCTCAAATCCCATTTTGGGATGATGAAAAGAACAAAAAGGAGACGCGCTCGAGAGATCATAGTATTTATGAAAGGATTTTAATATTTCGGTTGCCCAGCCTGGGTGGAAATGCAGGTCGTTATTACACAGGCAAACGTATTTGGAAGATGTAATATCAATTCCAATATTCATATATCGGTGGTAACCAAATGCTTCTTCAGGGTATATGGTCGTAGTATTTTTGTATTGAAACGGTTTAATTTCCTGCTGCGATTCCATCACAACAACGTTAAACTTGATAGTTTCCTGATCTTCTGAGTCCATCAAAGAATTGATGCAGTGCTGGGTAATCAGTTTTAACTCTTCGTTCTGTGCGAAGCTTAAGATAATAACGTCAATTTCGGTCTTGCTTTTCATAGGGTACCTGTATTTGTTATCACAAGTTACAAACAAAATCAAAGGGTTATCCTCAATCTTGTATTTGGGGACATTTGACCCGGTTTATTACTTTTTTATAGTAATTATGGAACTTTTGACCCTCCCAATCCAGGCAGTTGTTATTTATCTTCAAGTCAAAAACAAATTTATGTCAAGGTTCATCAAAATCATCTTATTTGTATTGCTGCTTGCAATAATCATTTATTTATGTATGTTTTTATACCGCGTGGGTACAAAACCGGAACCTCATCAAAAAACAAATCCACCTTCGATATATGCCGCTATCAGCCGTATATAATTTCTTTCAGTTTGGTGTATAGGTTATATTTTTCAAAATAGATCTCTTTATTTATTCCTGAGCCAGGCGCAGGGTGAGCAATTATAT
The sequence above is drawn from the Pedobacter cryoconitis genome and encodes:
- a CDS encoding glycosyltransferase family 2 protein, coding for MEQPLVSCIMPTANRQKYIPFAVDYFLQQDYQHAELVIIDDGKESIAPLLPQIPNIRYFYIPPLGTIGAKRNYACKKAQGEIIVHWDDDDWYAYDWITQQVNFLLTSGADICGIKHIHHYSAIMQAFWQGDAENRNNPNSKPFLAGATMVYRKSFWQQHPFKDLQKGEDEGFVQTPGAKIFAHDYIDGFIAMLHPDNTTIKSFENRNHKKNR
- a CDS encoding glycosyltransferase family 2 protein → MKSKTEIDVIILSFAQNEELKLITQHCINSLMDSEDQETIKFNVVVMESQQEIKPFQYKNTTTIYPEEAFGYHRYMNIGIDITSSKYVCLCNNDLHFHPGWATEILKSFHKYYDLSSASPFCSFHHPKMGFEQDNGLYPGYRSRYEVAGWCLFLKRDVFRLTGKLDENYQFWCADNDYANTLAALKIRHALVSSSVVDHLDSCTLDQQAEAAAIAASEFFYLEKKWNHRKMAGWTCV
- a CDS encoding DMT family transporter codes for the protein MKTYIFLFLAIISEIIATTALKASEEFTRLWPSVIVIFGYAIAFYFLSLTLRKMDLGIAYAIWSGVGIVLVTTLGAVFYKQKPDMPAVIGIVLIIIGVVVINLFSKNSGH